TCTTGTTTCCTGATGTACTCGCGGATTACTTTCTCATCACGCCCGACCGTAGACACAAAATAGCCACGAGCCCAAAAACTTTGCCCCGCATAACCGCGTGC
The sequence above is a segment of the Desulfovibrio sp. JC022 genome. Coding sequences within it:
- a CDS encoding transposase encodes the protein ARGYAGQSFWARGYFVSTVGRDEKVIREYIRKQEQDDKRLEQLKFRL